From the genome of Ralstonia pickettii, one region includes:
- a CDS encoding radical SAM/SPASM domain-containing protein yields MFALVMLAHDGQQHILNYNPHTSSLTWADGTPVSMEHLNLAYREQQWADAHRTSPSNAPGKVAQARQVKIQLGMKCNFSCTYCNQASQPHEQHGNPKDVPDFMARLESALDLGDGTGVRFEFWGGEPFVYWKTLKPLAEAVRERWPAATFNMISNGSLIDAEKVDWLDRMGFAIGISHDGPAHAVNRGPDPFDDPESAAGLKLLFDRLAPQGRMSFNCVLTTNNMSLDAVRKFVAARLGVDPMLVPIQTEEFLGAYDDGGASLSVANDDDMIRVTHTVFGEAALGQSVLVPIVRKKLTGFTNTIASSKPSRAVGQKCGVDRPDSLSVDLKGNVLTCQNTAAETKHGLGSIDALDKVRFTTGWHWSEREGCSTCPVLHLCGGSCLFLEGDMFAKSCDNSFAYNLGLFAAALYAVTQGMVLQEIRGQRIRKDGVTSVPVIDLSYKAKPAKKVIRLAVE; encoded by the coding sequence ATGTTCGCTCTCGTAATGCTGGCCCATGACGGCCAGCAGCACATCCTCAACTACAACCCGCACACATCCTCGCTGACCTGGGCTGACGGCACGCCGGTGTCGATGGAGCACCTGAACCTGGCCTACCGTGAGCAGCAGTGGGCGGATGCGCATCGCACGTCTCCGAGCAACGCGCCGGGGAAGGTCGCTCAAGCTCGCCAGGTGAAGATCCAGCTTGGCATGAAGTGCAACTTCAGCTGCACCTACTGCAACCAGGCCAGCCAACCGCACGAGCAGCACGGGAACCCGAAAGACGTGCCTGACTTCATGGCGCGTCTGGAGTCTGCGCTCGATCTCGGCGACGGCACGGGCGTGCGCTTCGAGTTCTGGGGCGGCGAGCCGTTCGTCTACTGGAAGACACTCAAGCCGCTGGCCGAGGCTGTGCGCGAGCGCTGGCCGGCTGCGACCTTCAACATGATCAGCAACGGCAGCCTGATCGACGCCGAGAAGGTGGATTGGCTCGACCGGATGGGCTTTGCAATCGGCATCTCCCACGACGGCCCTGCGCATGCGGTCAACCGTGGGCCGGACCCGTTCGACGACCCAGAGTCCGCCGCCGGTCTGAAGCTGCTGTTTGACCGCCTTGCGCCGCAGGGCCGCATGAGCTTCAACTGCGTGCTCACGACCAACAACATGTCGCTGGACGCGGTGCGCAAGTTCGTTGCCGCCCGCTTGGGTGTCGACCCGATGCTGGTGCCGATCCAGACAGAAGAGTTCTTGGGCGCGTATGACGACGGCGGTGCGAGTCTGTCTGTCGCCAACGATGACGACATGATCCGCGTGACTCACACCGTGTTTGGCGAAGCCGCGCTGGGCCAGTCGGTGCTGGTTCCCATCGTGCGCAAGAAGCTGACCGGCTTTACGAACACCATCGCATCGAGCAAGCCTTCGCGAGCCGTTGGGCAGAAGTGCGGCGTCGACCGGCCTGACAGCTTGTCGGTGGATCTGAAGGGCAACGTGCTGACCTGCCAGAACACGGCCGCAGAAACCAAGCACGGCCTGGGCAGCATTGACGCTCTGGACAAGGTGCGCTTCACGACTGGCTGGCACTGGAGCGAGCGGGAAGGATGCTCGACCTGCCCGGTTCTGCACCTGTGCGGTGGCTCGTGCTTGTTCCTCGAGGGCGACATGTTCGCCAAGTCCTGCGACAACTCGTTCGCCTATAACCTGGGACTGTTCGCGGCTGCGCTCTACGCGGTGACGCAGGGCATGGTGCTGCAAGAGATTCGTGGCCAACGCATCCGCAAGGACGGTGTGACCTCTGTGCCGGTGATCGACCTCTCCTATAAGGCGAAGCCGGCCAAAAAGGTCATTCGTTTGGCTGTCGAGTAA
- a CDS encoding capsid cement protein → MSVEVQIVQVEEKETVVVDGTVFEVVTVGEQGPPGPPGPPGPPSNTIQITYPASVALSGHVLTAVTTSRQLELASNDNPAHALRLAGMTVGAVEAGAAGTVQTFGEFEEPSWSWTPDQPVYLGKDGRMTQEPPTAPEAVFSLVVGVALAPTRIFLAPHFPIFLTQE, encoded by the coding sequence ATGAGCGTGGAAGTCCAGATCGTCCAGGTCGAAGAGAAGGAGACCGTTGTCGTCGATGGGACCGTCTTTGAGGTGGTCACGGTCGGCGAGCAAGGCCCTCCGGGTCCGCCTGGGCCACCCGGTCCGCCCAGCAACACCATCCAGATCACCTATCCGGCCTCTGTCGCGCTTTCGGGCCACGTTCTGACTGCGGTCACTACGTCCCGACAGCTCGAACTGGCCAGCAACGACAACCCCGCTCACGCGCTGCGGCTCGCCGGCATGACGGTCGGCGCGGTTGAGGCTGGAGCGGCCGGCACCGTCCAGACCTTCGGGGAATTCGAGGAGCCCAGCTGGTCTTGGACGCCGGATCAACCCGTCTACCTCGGCAAGGACGGACGCATGACTCAGGAGCCGCCCACGGCACCCGAGGCCGTCTTCTCCCTGGTGGTCGGCGTGGCGCTCGCGCCAACTCGCATCTTCCTCGCACCGCATTTCCCCATTTTTCTGACTCAGGAGTAA
- a CDS encoding radical SAM/SPASM domain-containing protein: MLNIFLGYACNLKCDYCLQTPEAKDADRKKYDPAPFIERIAPLMLKKGITDIAYWGGEPILYWNQIKAIHEGLRAKGVPIRFIKFATNGTLLQQEHVDALNEWDATVILSQHQEYGQPNWEMAAKLQRSSLAYLFTHETLTAWRWFDEIAALEQRHGRFFWPVMYWVRATDGADRRFWMTHADLDVHERHLWALADLRAAGDRYAHAVWEGHLQEWRAKFRPDHVGPVPARCYSDDHISVTLTGDRYICHHSVKSSLKTGNVFRTMRFTTPDEMRAIEQANRFVRTEECMTCPIRTYCRGSCHLSNTHDVDCRLSKIKHEILSHIDQQERACSLS; the protein is encoded by the coding sequence ATGCTCAACATTTTCCTGGGCTATGCCTGCAACCTGAAGTGCGACTACTGCCTTCAGACGCCCGAGGCAAAGGACGCCGATCGGAAGAAATACGATCCGGCGCCCTTCATCGAGCGCATCGCCCCGCTGATGCTGAAGAAGGGCATCACGGACATTGCCTACTGGGGTGGCGAACCCATTCTCTACTGGAACCAGATCAAGGCCATCCACGAAGGATTGCGTGCCAAGGGCGTGCCCATCCGGTTCATCAAGTTCGCGACCAACGGCACGCTCCTCCAGCAGGAGCATGTCGACGCCCTGAATGAGTGGGACGCGACGGTGATTCTCAGTCAGCATCAGGAGTATGGCCAACCGAACTGGGAGATGGCGGCGAAGCTGCAACGCTCGTCGCTTGCCTACCTGTTCACGCACGAGACGCTGACCGCCTGGCGCTGGTTTGACGAGATTGCGGCCCTTGAGCAGCGCCACGGCCGCTTCTTCTGGCCGGTCATGTATTGGGTGCGCGCCACCGACGGCGCCGACCGCCGCTTCTGGATGACGCACGCCGATCTGGACGTTCATGAGCGGCACCTCTGGGCGCTGGCGGACCTGCGCGCCGCTGGCGACCGCTACGCGCACGCTGTTTGGGAGGGACACCTCCAGGAATGGCGCGCGAAGTTCCGCCCCGATCATGTCGGCCCCGTGCCGGCGCGCTGCTACTCTGACGACCACATCTCCGTCACGCTGACCGGGGACCGCTATATCTGCCATCACAGCGTCAAGAGCAGTCTCAAGACCGGCAACGTGTTCCGCACCATGCGCTTCACTACGCCGGACGAGATGCGGGCCATCGAGCAGGCCAATCGCTTCGTGCGCACGGAAGAGTGCATGACGTGCCCGATTCGCACCTACTGCCGTGGCAGCTGCCACCTCTCCAACACCCACGACGTTGACTGTCGGCTCTCCAAGATCAAGCACGAGATTTTGAGCCACATCGACCAACAGGAACGCGCATGTTCGCTCTCGTAA